The genome window GTGGGCTTTTTCCATATCGGCTTCGGAGATGCCCAGCCAGCGCAGAAGCTGGCGCAGGCGGATGAGGTACTGCGCGGCTTCATCGGCACTGCGCAGGTCGGGTCCGGTGACCATTTCGATGAGCGGAACGCCACAGCGGTTGAAGTCAATGTAGCGCTGACCGTTGACGTTCTTGGTCTTGCCGGCATCCTCTTCGATGTGCAGTTTGTGGATGGTCACGCGGCGCACGTAGCCCTGCGGCATGGGCAGGTCGAAGTACCCGCCGTGCGCCAGCGCCATATCGTACTGCGAAATCTGGTAGCCCTTGGGCAGGTCGGGGTAGAAGTAGTTCTTGCGGTCGAAGTAGGAAATCGGGCGGATTTCGGCGTGCATGGCGTGCGCCAGCAGGACGGCTTTTTCCACCACCGCTTTGTTCAGCACCGGCAAAACGCCGGGCAAGCCGGTACACACCGGGCAGATATTGGTGTTGGGCGGCTCGTTCCACGAATCGGCTTTGCACGAGCAGAAAATTTTGGTGGTGGTGTTGAGTTGAATGTGGGTTTCCAGCCCGATGACGGCTTCGTATTCGCTCATAAGATACGCATCCTCTCTGGAAGATTATATCATCAGCCGGTCAGGCAAGAAATTTCGCCAGCGCCAGCCCAAGCGCCATGAGCAGGCAGTAGAGCAGTTCCAGTTGACCGGTGCCCGCCAGCGTGAGGTTGAGGGCGCGCCCGCTTTCGGTGTAAATTTGGCGCACCAGCGGGATGGCTTTGGGGATGGAGAGCCAGCACAGCAAAATCCACGGCGAGACCAGCCCGGAAAGCGCCATCAGCAGGGGGGCGAGGTACGCCAGCACCGTCAGGGAGAGGTATTCCTTGCGCGTCCAGTCGGCGCCGAAGCGCACCGCCAGGGTGCGTTTGCCGCTCAGCGTGTCGGTGGGAATATCGCGCAGGTTGTTGACCACCAGAATGTTGACCACCAGCGCGCCAATCGGCACGGAAAGCGCCACCGCCGCCAGCGAGACGGTGCGGGTATGCACGTAGTACGTGCCTGCCACCGCCGCCAGCCCGAAGAAAAGATAGACGAAAAGGTCGCCTAAGCCGTTATAGCCCAGCGGGTAGGGTCCGGCGGTGTACAGCACAGCGGAGATGATGGAGAGCACGCCGATGGCAATCACCAGCCAGCCGGAGATAAGGGTGAGGTACACACCGCACAGCGCCGCCAGCCCGAAGACCACCGCCATGCCCATCTTGACCTGCGCGGAGGTGAGCAGTCCCGCCTGCGTGACGCGGGTGGGACCGACGCGCTGGCTGGTATCGGCGCCCTTCTGGTAGTCGTACACATCGTTAGCAAGGTTGGCGCCGATTTGCAGGAAGAGCGCGCCCAGCAGGGCGGCAAGCGCGGCATCCCAGCGGAACATACCGTCGTAAAACGCCAGCGCACTGGCGGCAATCACCGGAGCAATGGCGGCGGGCAGGGTGCGCGGTCGTGCCGCCATCCACCAGACGCGCAGAGGGGAAGTGGGAGAAAGTTGCGCTTGAGTCATGGGCCTCCCGCATGTGTTGGAGTTGAGGGAGATTATACCGCGTCCAAAACCCTGAGAGAGGGAAATCTGCTCCGGATGATAGGACGATTCTCTGTTAAAATCAGCCCAGTATTATATGAAAGTATGGAACGGCTGAACATGAAGGTCCTGATTATCACCACGGCATTCCCGCGCTGGATGGGCGATGGACGGGGCAACTTCGTCTATGAAGCCGCCCAAGCCATCAAGCGACAGGGCTGTCAGGTGCGGGTGATTGCCATGCATAACCCCGGCGCGAAGACCCACGAATGGATGGACGGCATCGAGGTCATCCGCCCGCGCTACCTGCCGGAGCGCTGGGAGATTCTGGCGAAAGACAGCGCCGGACTACCGCAGGCATGGCGCACCAATCCCTGGGCAAAACTGGCACTGCTTCCCTTCTTGGTGGTGCATACCCTCAACGTCCTGCGCTATGCTCCTCAGGCAGATATCCTGCACGCCAACTGGACGCTTTCGGGCATGGTCGCCTGGCTCACCCAACGGCTTCACCGCAAACCCTACGTGGTGACGGTACA of Anaerolinea thermophila UNI-1 contains these proteins:
- a CDS encoding 1,4-dihydroxy-2-naphthoate polyprenyltransferase; protein product: MTQAQLSPTSPLRVWWMAARPRTLPAAIAPVIAASALAFYDGMFRWDAALAALLGALFLQIGANLANDVYDYQKGADTSQRVGPTRVTQAGLLTSAQVKMGMAVVFGLAALCGVYLTLISGWLVIAIGVLSIISAVLYTAGPYPLGYNGLGDLFVYLFFGLAAVAGTYYVHTRTVSLAAVALSVPIGALVVNILVVNNLRDIPTDTLSGKRTLAVRFGADWTRKEYLSLTVLAYLAPLLMALSGLVSPWILLCWLSIPKAIPLVRQIYTESGRALNLTLAGTGQLELLYCLLMALGLALAKFLA